Proteins encoded together in one Thermomonospora curvata DSM 43183 window:
- a CDS encoding DUF4446 family protein, with protein MILVALAIAGMVSGVAGLTIAVVAHNRANQVVQECADMLRRHLQSVNGPVDGQALRDLAVVHYDALKEMSGRRSFSLALINSLGDGVVLSSINGRTETRTYAKVVRGGRSLEVLSPEEDQALRGARLGKGPVVSMDDPLPDFGGNTTSART; from the coding sequence GTGATTCTTGTCGCACTGGCCATAGCGGGCATGGTGTCGGGGGTGGCCGGCCTGACGATCGCGGTGGTCGCCCACAACCGGGCCAACCAGGTCGTTCAGGAGTGCGCGGACATGCTCCGCAGACACCTGCAGTCCGTCAATGGGCCAGTGGACGGCCAGGCGCTGCGCGACCTGGCGGTCGTGCACTACGACGCGCTCAAGGAGATGTCCGGCCGCCGCTCGTTCTCGCTGGCGCTGATCAACTCGCTCGGCGATGGGGTGGTCCTCAGCTCCATCAACGGCCGCACCGAGACCCGCACCTACGCCAAGGTGGTCCGCGGCGGGCGCAGCCTGGAGGTGCTGTCGCCGGAGGAGGACCAGGCGCTGCGCGGCGCCCGGCTCGGCAAGGGCCCGGTGGTGAGCATGGACGACCCGCTGCCGGACTTCGGCGGCAACACCACCTCGGCCCGTACCTGA
- the pheA gene encoding prephenate dehydratase → MRYAYLGPQGTFTEAALHAVPEAKDAEHVPYSTVPAALDALRRGEVDAAVVALENSVEGSVPTTLDELATGQPLQIVGEVQLPVSFALLVRPGTDFADIKTVASHPHAQPQCRRWLAAHIPDAEWRAATSNAEAAQMVADGHYDAALAGAFAAARYGLSVLAEDIHDVPDAVTRFVVLRRPCPPPEPTGMDRTSVVAFIGEDHPGALLEILTEFAVRGINLTLIQSRPTGTGLGSYRFWMDFEGHVAEKRVGEALMGLRRICADVRFLGSYMRADRIRPEIRRGTHDADFIEAAAWLAGIRSGRL, encoded by the coding sequence ATGCGTTACGCCTATCTCGGTCCCCAGGGCACGTTCACCGAGGCCGCGCTGCACGCCGTCCCGGAGGCCAAGGACGCCGAGCACGTCCCCTACAGCACCGTCCCGGCCGCGCTGGACGCGCTGCGGCGCGGCGAGGTGGACGCCGCGGTGGTCGCGCTGGAGAACTCGGTGGAGGGCTCGGTCCCCACCACCTTGGACGAGCTGGCCACCGGCCAGCCGCTGCAGATCGTCGGCGAGGTGCAGCTGCCGGTCTCGTTCGCGCTGCTGGTGCGGCCGGGCACCGACTTCGCCGACATCAAGACCGTCGCCTCGCACCCGCACGCCCAGCCGCAGTGCCGCCGCTGGCTGGCCGCGCACATCCCGGACGCCGAGTGGCGGGCGGCCACCTCCAACGCCGAGGCCGCCCAGATGGTGGCCGACGGGCACTACGACGCCGCACTGGCCGGGGCGTTCGCCGCCGCCCGCTACGGGTTGTCGGTGCTGGCCGAGGACATCCACGACGTGCCGGATGCGGTGACCCGTTTCGTGGTGCTGCGCCGCCCCTGCCCGCCGCCGGAGCCCACCGGCATGGACCGCACCAGCGTGGTCGCCTTCATCGGCGAGGACCACCCGGGCGCCCTGCTGGAGATCCTGACCGAGTTCGCGGTGCGGGGCATCAACCTGACCTTGATCCAGTCCCGTCCCACCGGCACCGGGCTGGGCTCGTACCGGTTCTGGATGGACTTCGAAGGCCACGTGGCCGAAAAGCGGGTCGGTGAGGCGCTGATGGGGTTGCGCCGGATCTGCGCCGATGTGCGTTTCCTGGGCTCCTACATGCGGGCTGACCGGATCCGGCCAGAGATTCGCCGCGGCACCCACGACGCCGACTTCATCGAGGCGGCGGCCTGGTTGGCCGGCATCCGCTCCGGTCGCCTCTGA